A region from the Helcococcus ovis genome encodes:
- a CDS encoding DDE-type integrase/transposase/recombinase, with amino-acid sequence MFVINVFYQPKQASNFRHDAGTDSPFSNITLQLKPFLTRSFELIQGVPKTILSDNMKTIMDEPRTKDSDGKINNKFNQFLNDFNISLKPCMARRPQTKGKLENKLEQRIKHYTGYRLLIIDEMGYLPLNDGRCGLRTAPTFFAAFIYKYSLILYNKSVNVGGDV; translated from the coding sequence ATGTTTGTAATAAATGTTTTTTATCAACCTAAACAAGCCTCCAACTTCCGCCATGATGCTGGAACAGATTCCCCTTTTTCTAACATAACCTTGCAATTAAAGCCCTTTTTAACAAGATCTTTTGAATTAATACAAGGGGTTCCAAAAACAATTTTATCAGATAATATGAAAACAATTATGGATGAACCAAGAACTAAGGATTCTGATGGAAAAATTAATAATAAATTTAATCAATTCTTAAATGATTTTAATATAAGCTTAAAACCATGTATGGCTAGAAGGCCACAAACTAAAGGTAAATTAGAAAATAAGTTAGAACAACGAATAAAACATTACACAGGATATAGATTATTAATAATTGACGAAATGGGCTATTTACCGCTAAATGATGGTCGGTGTGGTCTTAGGACTGCACCGACTTTTTTTGCAGCCTTTATTTACAAATACTCTTTAATATTGTATAATAAAAGCGTAAATGTAGGAGGTGATGTATGA
- a CDS encoding type IV toxin-antitoxin system AbiEi family antitoxin domain-containing protein yields MNILDEYLKEKGFITNKEAEKLGIKRYKLAELVHKGKLERVKNGVYKKKDDIDDELVLISYNNEKVIFSFHTALFLLGLSDRIPNSFHISVPQGYNVGHIKKRMNNIKVHYIKKENFDIGIITVKTAFGNEVKCYDMERSICDIVSKRNVMDKQIFVDAITGYFNSKEKNMRNLIKYSRILGVEDEIRKYMEVL; encoded by the coding sequence ATGAATATTTTGGATGAATATTTAAAAGAAAAAGGATTCATTACAAATAAAGAAGCTGAAAAGCTCGGCATTAAGAGATATAAGCTTGCTGAACTTGTTCATAAAGGGAAACTTGAGCGAGTAAAAAATGGAGTATACAAGAAAAAAGATGATATAGACGATGAACTTGTACTAATATCATATAATAATGAAAAAGTTATATTTTCGTTTCACACTGCCTTGTTTTTGTTAGGACTTAGTGATAGAATTCCAAATTCTTTTCATATTAGTGTACCTCAAGGCTATAATGTCGGTCATATAAAAAAACGAATGAATAATATTAAGGTACATTATATAAAAAAAGAAAACTTTGATATTGGTATTATAACCGTAAAGACAGCATTTGGAAATGAAGTAAAATGCTATGATATGGAAAGAAGCATTTGTGATATTGTTTCCAAAAGAAATGTCATGGACAAACAAATATTTGTAGATGCGATCACCGGATACTTTAACAGTAAGGAAAAAAATATGAGAAATCTTATTAAATATAGCCGGATATTAGGAGTTGAAGATGAAATAAGAAAATATATGGAGGTATTATAA
- a CDS encoding nucleotidyl transferase AbiEii/AbiGii toxin family protein, with product MISPESLKGKVKNISKSKRLSSQEVLQMFFFERFLERLSHSKYKFNFVIKGGLLISSMIGIDNRTTMDMDTTVKGVVLKEDVIKNIILEILGIEVGDGIQFEVTDITHIREEDEYENFRVHLTAIFGKIRNAMKIDITTGDVITPKEIEYVYPCMFREEGLKVLAYPIETILAEKYESVIKRNISTTRMRDFYDLYSLYRLRKEEIDFGVLKQAILSTAGKRNSMSFIQEANEIINDIKGDSYLKKLWEVYLKDNPYIKELDFFDTVEVVKIIAEKIEI from the coding sequence ATGATTAGTCCAGAGAGCTTGAAAGGCAAAGTAAAAAACATCTCAAAAAGTAAAAGATTAAGTTCACAGGAAGTTTTGCAGATGTTTTTCTTTGAAAGATTTTTAGAAAGATTATCTCATTCCAAATATAAATTTAATTTTGTGATTAAGGGTGGATTGCTAATCTCATCAATGATTGGCATAGATAACAGGACGACAATGGATATGGATACGACTGTGAAAGGAGTTGTCTTAAAAGAAGATGTCATTAAAAATATAATTTTAGAAATTTTGGGCATAGAAGTTGGTGATGGAATACAGTTTGAGGTTACTGATATTACTCATATTCGTGAAGAAGATGAGTATGAAAATTTCAGAGTACATCTAACTGCCATATTTGGAAAAATAAGAAATGCTATGAAAATTGATATTACAACAGGAGATGTAATTACACCAAAAGAAATCGAATATGTATATCCCTGCATGTTTAGGGAAGAAGGGCTTAAAGTTCTTGCATATCCTATTGAAACGATACTTGCAGAAAAATATGAGAGTGTTATAAAAAGAAATATATCTACAACAAGAATGAGAGATTTTTATGATTTATATAGCTTATATCGTTTAAGAAAAGAGGAAATTGATTTTGGGGTTCTTAAACAGGCTATTCTATCAACGGCAGGAAAAAGAAATAGTATGTCTTTTATTCAAGAGGCAAATGAAATCATAAATGATATTAAGGGAGATAGTTACTTAAAAAAATTGTGGGAGGTCTATTTGAAAGATAATCCATATATAAAAGAACTTGATTTCTTCGATACGGTAGAAGTGGTCAAGATAATAGCTGAAAAAATAGAAATTTAG
- a CDS encoding YSIRK-type signal peptide-containing protein (The YSIRK form of extended signal peptide directs nascent proteins to the cross-wall site, while signal peptides lacking YSIRK direct proteins instead to the cell pole. A large fraction of YSIRK proteins are surface proteins anchored by sortase-mediated processing of a C-terminal LPXTG motif.) has product MKGKNNQNRILRYSIRKLSIGVVSVVVGAFTILGVSNIYGADFSNGAVAYAQDIWNEPDQAPKVTWKKLKAIQEVRKLKELSREEQNNYIGKIRELKLKELDKLQEEINKISEEAKKENTQRNELSKKVEEKLEELRDYVEQVRDSYKMSSRFGAEYFDVVSKLTEKLKDLEREVEAKQRDIRNSHDAGEIKKKHEELKKIAEKVEKAESEMHNIVEANNTKYQVNNKIDKLEYLSERKKNDYKAVLTDDNAESNKVVSEIAEERNNKNKEAFDKIKSLKYLSKKQKDDYKVVLIDSDTDDSLDIALDIAKEKNESEKKRINEELSGLSDAWTKTDKKGEREQNRQRLLKEAKEREKAHRQAERERLLKEAKEREKAHRQAERERLLKEAKEKEKRAKINKDLEGLSDAWKKEDLEGRKSQLDKIRQQKPGNTKIKPHLLTEESVKYVKGSMKDVVIKTDAEISSFVEVRVGGKVLDPSNYEVKDGSTMVTLKNSYLETLPLGKYVVEVVSKETDKYYSSILKTTLTVVENKDSNNKPEVKPQPQQKPSENKQNPETGDLGVITSVVTALAAGAALVATRKKDE; this is encoded by the coding sequence ATGAAAGGAAAAAATAATCAAAATAGAATATTAAGATATTCTATAAGAAAATTATCCATAGGAGTAGTATCCGTTGTAGTAGGTGCATTTACTATACTTGGCGTATCAAACATCTATGGTGCTGATTTTTCTAATGGTGCAGTAGCTTATGCTCAGGATATTTGGAATGAACCAGATCAAGCTCCCAAAGTTACATGGAAAAAATTGAAAGCTATTCAAGAAGTTAGAAAATTAAAAGAATTGTCTAGAGAAGAACAAAATAATTATATTGGTAAAATTAGAGAATTAAAATTAAAAGAATTAGACAAATTACAAGAAGAAATAAATAAAATATCTGAAGAAGCTAAAAAAGAAAACACTCAAAGAAATGAATTATCAAAAAAAGTAGAAGAAAAATTAGAAGAATTAAGAGATTACGTTGAACAAGTAAGAGATTCATATAAGATGAGTTCAAGATTTGGAGCTGAATATTTTGACGTAGTATCTAAATTAACAGAAAAGCTAAAGGATTTAGAAAGAGAAGTAGAAGCTAAACAAAGAGATATAAGAAATAGTCATGATGCTGGAGAAATAAAGAAAAAGCATGAAGAGTTAAAAAAAATAGCTGAAAAAGTAGAAAAAGCTGAATCAGAAATGCATAATATAGTTGAAGCAAATAACACAAAGTATCAAGTAAACAATAAAATTGATAAGTTGGAATATTTGAGTGAAAGAAAGAAAAATGACTATAAAGCAGTACTTACTGATGATAATGCGGAAAGCAACAAAGTAGTTTCTGAAATTGCAGAAGAAAGAAACAATAAAAATAAGGAAGCTTTTGATAAAATCAAATCCTTAAAATATTTAAGCAAAAAACAAAAAGATGATTATAAGGTTGTACTTATAGATTCAGATACTGATGACAGTTTAGATATTGCATTAGATATTGCAAAAGAAAAAAATGAATCAGAAAAGAAACGTATCAACGAAGAACTTTCAGGTCTATCAGATGCTTGGACTAAAACAGACAAAAAAGGCGAAAGAGAACAAAATAGACAAAGACTGCTAAAAGAAGCTAAAGAAAGAGAAAAAGCACATAGACAAGCAGAAAGAGAAAGACTGCTAAAAGAAGCTAAAGAAAGAGAAAAAGCACACAGACAAGCAGAAAGAGAAAGACTGCTAAAAGAAGCTAAAGAAAAAGAAAAGAGAGCTAAAATAAATAAAGATTTAGAAGGTCTATCGGATGCTTGGAAGAAAGAAGATTTGGAAGGTAGAAAATCTCAATTAGATAAAATAAGACAACAAAAACCTGGCAATACAAAGATAAAACCACATCTATTAACTGAAGAATCAGTAAAATATGTAAAAGGTTCGATGAAAGATGTAGTAATCAAGACAGATGCAGAAATTTCATCATTTGTAGAAGTTAGAGTTGGTGGAAAAGTATTAGATCCTTCAAATTACGAAGTGAAAGATGGAAGCACAATGGTTACATTGAAAAATTCCTACTTGGAAACATTGCCATTAGGAAAATATGTAGTAGAAGTGGTATCAAAAGAAACAGATAAATATTATTCTTCAATCTTAAAGACAACATTAACAGTTGTTGAAAATAAAGATTCAAATAATAAGCCGGAAGTAAAACCACAACCACAACAAAAACCATCTGAAAATAAACAAAATCCTGAAACAGGAGATTTAGGTGTAATAACAAGTGTAGTGACTGCATTAGCAGCAGGAGCAGCATTAGTTGCAACAAGAAAAAAAGATGAATAA
- a CDS encoding DegV family protein: MKKIILSADSTCDLSSDLLEKYKIHTLPLYINLDDKEYKDMINITPDFIYDYYDKNKILPKTAAPSIGDYLGHFEQWNNGDYDIIHVSIGSGISASYQNATLAANELDNVYVIDSKSLSTGSGALLVEAYEMINEGKSTDEIVERLKELREKLDVSFIIDSLTYLREGGRLTALQAFGANLLNIKPSIFVSSQKNGQMDVGNKYRGNINKVFIKFFKDKLEDNDEIDLRRIYLTHSGADEADIELAKNTISSLKNFEEIIVNKASCTISSHCGRNTFGIIFLKK; encoded by the coding sequence ATGAAAAAGATAATTTTAAGTGCTGATTCGACATGTGATTTATCGTCTGATTTGTTAGAAAAATATAAGATTCATACATTGCCATTATACATTAATTTGGATGATAAAGAATATAAAGATATGATAAATATCACACCTGATTTTATATATGATTATTATGACAAAAACAAAATTTTACCTAAAACTGCTGCTCCAAGCATTGGTGACTATCTAGGTCACTTTGAACAATGGAATAATGGAGACTATGATATTATTCACGTAAGCATAGGCTCAGGTATATCAGCTTCATATCAAAACGCAACTTTAGCAGCAAATGAGTTGGATAATGTATATGTAATTGATTCAAAGTCTCTTTCAACCGGTTCCGGTGCTTTATTGGTTGAGGCATATGAAATGATTAATGAAGGAAAGTCGACCGATGAAATAGTTGAAAGATTGAAGGAATTGAGAGAAAAATTAGATGTAAGTTTTATTATTGATTCTCTAACATATTTAAGAGAAGGCGGTAGATTAACTGCTTTACAAGCTTTCGGTGCTAACTTACTAAATATTAAGCCAAGCATATTTGTTTCATCACAAAAAAATGGACAAATGGATGTGGGAAATAAATACAGAGGAAATATAAATAAGGTATTTATAAAATTTTTCAAGGACAAACTCGAAGATAATGATGAAATTGATTTAAGACGCATATATCTTACACATTCCGGAGCAGATGAAGCCGATATCGAATTAGCTAAAAATACTATTTCATCTCTTAAAAATTTTGAAGAAATAATTGTAAACAAAGCAAGTTGTACAATATCTTCACATTGTGGTAGAAATACCTTTGGAATAATTTTCTTAAAGAAATAG
- a CDS encoding xanthine phosphoribosyltransferase: MKLLEEMIVKHGRVLSGNILKVDSFLNHQVDPNLFMKMGKDFYEKFKDKKITKVLTLEVSGIGIALTTAFFFKVPMVFAKKIASKTLVDDAWKSTVYSFTKDREYEIRVEKKYLTQDDNVLIIDDFLANGKALGGLIDLCNQSGAKIEGIGIAIEKSFQEGGRLYREKGYEVYSQAMIKEFKDGNVVFER, encoded by the coding sequence ATGAAATTGTTAGAAGAAATGATTGTAAAACACGGAAGAGTTTTATCAGGAAATATCTTAAAAGTTGATAGTTTTTTAAATCATCAAGTAGATCCAAATTTATTTATGAAGATGGGAAAAGATTTTTACGAAAAGTTTAAAGATAAAAAAATTACAAAAGTTTTGACTCTTGAGGTTTCAGGAATAGGAATAGCACTTACAACAGCATTCTTTTTCAAGGTACCAATGGTATTTGCTAAAAAAATAGCTTCAAAAACATTAGTTGATGACGCTTGGAAAAGTACAGTTTACTCATTTACAAAAGATAGAGAATATGAGATAAGAGTTGAAAAAAAATATTTGACACAAGATGACAATGTTTTGATAATAGATGACTTTTTGGCAAACGGAAAAGCATTAGGTGGATTAATAGATTTATGTAATCAATCAGGAGCAAAGATTGAGGGAATTGGAATAGCTATAGAAAAATCATTTCAAGAAGGTGGTAGACTATATAGAGAAAAGGGGTATGAAGTTTATAGTCAAGCAATGATAAAAGAATTCAAAGATGGAAATGTAGTTTTTGAGAGATAG
- a CDS encoding uracil-xanthine permease family protein — translation MKEQFNSKNEDELIYSIDSKPPVGVSIILALQHILAAFAGIIAVPLVVCSALKFDVATTSVMVSATIFASGLTTILQSKGVWKIGSRVPGMMGTDFTFVNPSISVGAKFGIAGIIGATITGSFVEIILSRFIKKIIKFFPPLITGTVVSLIGITLLPVSVDWAAGGVGASNYGSLQNLGVAFVIMLFTIFLNHYGKGIWSSAAVFIGMVFGYLICLPLGMVDLKPVADASWVAIPNILGNGIKFDLSSTLSFVPAFVVSTIGTTGIMMAIGEASKVKLSSDRVANGVLADGIGSMISGLFGAGPNTSFSQNVGLITLTKVASRYVMIIAGVILTLLGVFPKLSALISVMPQPVLGGVGIIMFGLVAAQGVKTLSAIKLGDRELLIISVAFALGIGVTVKPEILNGLPEALKMILSSGISTGTLVALILNIILKDRKKA, via the coding sequence ATGAAAGAACAATTTAATAGTAAGAATGAAGATGAGTTGATTTATTCTATCGATTCTAAGCCACCTGTGGGAGTAAGTATTATACTTGCATTGCAACATATTTTAGCAGCTTTTGCGGGGATAATTGCTGTGCCATTAGTTGTTTGTTCAGCATTAAAATTTGATGTTGCTACAACTTCGGTTATGGTATCAGCGACAATATTTGCATCAGGATTGACGACTATTTTGCAATCAAAAGGTGTATGGAAAATTGGGTCAAGAGTGCCGGGCATGATGGGTACAGACTTTACATTTGTAAATCCGTCTATAAGTGTTGGAGCTAAATTTGGCATAGCGGGAATTATAGGAGCTACAATTACAGGTTCATTTGTTGAAATTATTTTAAGTAGATTTATAAAGAAAATTATCAAATTTTTCCCACCATTGATTACCGGGACAGTTGTATCGCTTATCGGTATAACATTATTGCCGGTTAGTGTTGATTGGGCAGCAGGTGGAGTGGGAGCTTCAAATTATGGTTCATTACAAAATCTGGGAGTAGCATTTGTAATTATGCTATTTACAATATTCTTAAATCACTATGGAAAAGGAATTTGGTCATCGGCAGCAGTGTTTATAGGAATGGTATTTGGTTATTTGATTTGCCTACCATTAGGTATGGTAGACCTAAAGCCGGTTGCAGATGCATCATGGGTAGCAATTCCAAATATTTTAGGAAACGGAATAAAATTTGACTTATCATCAACATTATCATTTGTGCCGGCATTTGTTGTTTCGACGATTGGAACCACAGGTATTATGATGGCAATAGGGGAAGCTTCAAAAGTAAAACTTTCAAGTGACAGGGTTGCAAATGGGGTTTTAGCAGATGGTATAGGTTCAATGATTTCAGGATTGTTTGGAGCAGGTCCAAATACGTCATTTTCGCAAAATGTCGGATTAATCACGTTGACAAAAGTTGCAAGTAGATATGTTATGATTATTGCAGGTGTCATATTAACATTATTAGGTGTATTTCCAAAATTAAGTGCATTAATTTCAGTAATGCCACAGCCTGTTTTAGGAGGAGTAGGTATAATAATGTTTGGCCTTGTCGCAGCCCAAGGGGTAAAGACATTATCTGCGATAAAACTTGGTGATAGAGAACTGCTTATAATTTCAGTAGCATTCGCACTGGGAATCGGCGTAACAGTAAAACCGGAAATTCTAAATGGACTACCTGAAGCGTTGAAAATGATTTTATCGTCAGGTATTTCAACAGGTACACTTGTCGCACTTATATTAAATATTATATTAAAGGACAGAAAGAAGGCATAA